In a single window of the Caproicibacterium sp. BJN0003 genome:
- a CDS encoding ABC transporter ATP-binding protein, with protein sequence MTNILEVTGLNKSYGDFSLSNVTFSLPEDCITGFIGVNGAGKTTTLRSILRLATNASGSIKLFGLDMEKHEHELKNRIGVVMDNGGFYDELTMSEMKNIIAPAYSSWSEQDYKGYMDRFSLNQKQKINTLSKGMRMKYALALALSHKAELLIMDEPTSGLDPLIRSQLLTILANYMKEGGKGVFFSTHITSDLEKIADMLIMIDHGKIVFQEEKDTLLESYRVVKGDTKELDQENRKLFQSIKTTDFGFTGVTNQIKKVQECLPEIVIERPTIEDIMLGNIEGDKE encoded by the coding sequence ATGACTAATATATTAGAAGTAACGGGTTTAAACAAGTCTTACGGTGATTTTTCGCTATCGAATGTAACTTTTTCCTTACCGGAGGATTGCATTACCGGATTTATTGGTGTAAATGGGGCAGGAAAAACGACGACGCTTCGTTCCATTTTGAGACTGGCCACAAATGCGTCCGGCAGCATAAAGCTTTTTGGGCTAGATATGGAAAAGCATGAACACGAACTGAAAAATCGCATCGGTGTTGTAATGGACAACGGCGGTTTCTATGATGAACTCACCATGTCTGAAATGAAAAACATTATAGCCCCCGCCTACTCTTCGTGGAGTGAACAGGATTATAAAGGCTACATGGATCGTTTTTCTCTTAATCAGAAGCAAAAAATCAACACACTTTCAAAAGGCATGCGGATGAAATATGCTCTTGCGCTTGCCCTTTCCCATAAAGCGGAACTTCTGATCATGGATGAACCTACCAGCGGTCTCGACCCACTAATCCGGAGCCAACTGCTCACGATACTGGCAAACTATATGAAGGAAGGCGGCAAAGGCGTTTTCTTTTCGACACATATCACATCTGACCTTGAGAAGATCGCCGACATGCTTATTATGATCGACCACGGTAAGATTGTTTTTCAAGAAGAAAAGGATACTCTCTTAGAGAGCTATCGAGTGGTTAAAGGAGATACAAAAGAACTGGACCAAGAGAATCGGAAGCTTTTTCAAAGTATCAAAACGACGGATTTTGGCTTTACAGGAGTTACCAATCAAATTAAAAAAGTACAGGAATGTCTGCCGGAAATTGTCATTGAAAGACCTACAATCGAAGATATTATGCTCGGCAATATTGAGGGGGACAAGGAATAA
- a CDS encoding HlyC/CorC family transporter, with protein MDNASIEELVGIIICIIFSAFFSGTETAYSMVNRTKLKTIAADGNRRAKLAYSIVEDYDRLLSTILAGNNIVNILSASLAAVLFTRFFLDNGVTISTVVMTIVVLVFGEISPKSLAKENSMQIVLQSAPFLKFLMVLFTPLNFLFMQWKRILSHLFKHKESDVMTQEELMTIVDEAQNDGGIDEHNGELIRSAIEFNDLDAGDILTPRVDVVAIEKETPLDEITDLFMNHGFSRIPVYEESIDNIIGMIHEKDYFRGLHTGMTSIEGIVKSVIYIGSGIHISDLLRQLQQSKTHMAVVVDEFGGTEGIITMEDILEELVGDIWDEHDVVVEYFKKIGEKRYAVDCSADLDDFFKFFHFPLSAENFDYVTVNGWVMEHLGKVPAIGDSFTYRENRITVTKTTSRHAVQVILQQPEKAEGGKKND; from the coding sequence ATGGACAACGCAAGTATAGAAGAATTAGTTGGAATTATTATTTGTATTATATTTTCTGCGTTTTTTTCCGGAACCGAAACGGCTTATAGTATGGTAAACCGTACAAAGTTAAAAACAATAGCCGCAGACGGCAATCGCAGAGCAAAGTTGGCTTATTCGATTGTAGAAGATTATGATCGGCTTCTTTCCACTATTTTAGCCGGAAATAATATTGTTAATATTCTTTCCGCTTCTCTTGCTGCAGTTTTGTTTACTCGCTTTTTTTTAGATAACGGAGTAACGATTTCAACGGTTGTTATGACGATTGTGGTGCTGGTTTTTGGTGAGATATCGCCAAAGAGTCTTGCAAAAGAAAATTCTATGCAAATTGTTTTGCAGTCGGCGCCTTTTTTAAAGTTTCTGATGGTTTTGTTTACCCCGCTTAACTTTCTGTTTATGCAGTGGAAGCGTATTTTAAGTCATCTTTTTAAGCATAAAGAGTCCGATGTGATGACGCAGGAAGAATTGATGACGATTGTTGATGAAGCGCAGAATGATGGTGGAATCGATGAACATAATGGAGAATTAATTCGTTCTGCGATTGAATTTAACGATTTGGATGCAGGAGATATTTTGACGCCGCGCGTTGATGTGGTTGCGATAGAAAAGGAAACTCCTCTGGATGAAATCACCGATTTGTTTATGAATCACGGCTTTTCAAGAATTCCGGTCTATGAGGAGTCAATCGATAATATTATTGGTATGATTCACGAAAAGGATTATTTTAGGGGGCTTCATACCGGAATGACTTCGATTGAAGGCATCGTTAAAAGCGTTATTTATATTGGTTCCGGAATCCATATCAGTGATCTTTTGCGTCAGCTGCAGCAGTCAAAGACTCATATGGCTGTTGTAGTGGATGAATTTGGTGGGACAGAGGGGATCATTACGATGGAAGATATTTTGGAGGAATTGGTGGGAGACATCTGGGACGAACATGATGTTGTCGTCGAGTATTTCAAAAAAATCGGGGAGAAGCGTTATGCAGTGGATTGCAGCGCCGATCTGGATGACTTTTTTAAATTCTTCCATTTCCCACTTTCCGCTGAAAACTTCGATTATGTAACGGTCAATGGCTGGGTAATGGAGCATCTTGGAAAAGTTCCGGCGATCGGGGACAGTTTCACTTATCGGGAAAATCGCATTACCGTTACAAAGACAACTTCACGCCATGCAGTACAGGTTATTTTGCAGCAGCCTGAAAAGGCAGAAGGAGGCAAGAAAAATGATTGA
- a CDS encoding ABC-2 transporter permease: MLLHLIKKDFVIAKKYVWLMFIVVLLIPPFILWRMPELAGSISFVISAVFAVFMLLMYVSMKEFQYPKASVMLCATPYPRSLIVMSKYGFCVVIFAACCVIYWIETLLLPELENFNFEMVMAAFVGISLLISIYLPIQFKVGYEKTKFFFIVVFMASPILLPQLLKINGNRYLAVIQLTSVALFCVIAALVSLAFLAVSILISIKIYSKKDLI; the protein is encoded by the coding sequence ATGTTACTTCATCTGATAAAAAAGGATTTTGTAATCGCTAAAAAATATGTTTGGCTTATGTTCATAGTCGTTCTCTTGATCCCACCGTTTATTTTGTGGCGTATGCCGGAGCTGGCAGGCTCCATCAGTTTTGTGATCTCCGCTGTATTTGCCGTATTCATGCTTTTAATGTATGTTTCCATGAAGGAGTTCCAATACCCGAAAGCGTCGGTCATGTTATGTGCGACCCCTTATCCGCGCAGTTTGATTGTTATGTCAAAATACGGCTTCTGCGTGGTGATCTTTGCCGCCTGCTGCGTAATTTATTGGATTGAAACGCTGCTTCTTCCGGAACTTGAAAATTTTAATTTTGAAATGGTGATGGCCGCTTTTGTTGGCATATCTCTGCTCATCAGTATCTACCTTCCGATCCAATTTAAAGTTGGATATGAAAAAACAAAATTTTTCTTTATTGTTGTTTTTATGGCTTCTCCAATTCTGCTCCCACAGCTATTAAAGATAAATGGGAATCGCTACTTGGCTGTCATCCAATTAACTTCTGTTGCACTTTTTTGTGTGATAGCTGCATTGGTCAGTTTGGCTTTTCTTGCTGTATCCATATTAATCAGCATTAAGATATATAGTAAAAAAGATTTGATATAG
- a CDS encoding GntR family transcriptional regulator, with product MKIIISNTADSPLYQQIEDQIKDAILKGDLVEGDPLPSIRGFANDLKVSVLTIRRVYEELEQEGFVTSQVGIGTFVTASNIDLLRDSKRRIVEQKMQDMIQTAKSLNITKEELNAMMDILYEGD from the coding sequence GTGAAAATTATTATCTCAAACACTGCCGATAGTCCGCTCTATCAGCAAATTGAAGATCAGATAAAGGATGCCATTCTCAAGGGAGATTTGGTTGAAGGAGATCCGCTGCCTTCTATCAGAGGTTTTGCCAACGATTTAAAGGTCAGTGTTTTAACCATTAGGCGGGTCTACGAGGAATTGGAGCAGGAAGGTTTTGTCACAAGTCAGGTAGGCATCGGGACCTTCGTAACTGCAAGCAATATTGACTTGCTTCGTGATTCAAAACGTCGTATTGTCGAGCAAAAAATGCAAGATATGATACAGACTGCAAAGTCGCTGAATATCACGAAAGAAGAACTGAATGCTATGATGGACATTTTATACGAGGGTGACTGA